ACTAGTTGTTTGGGAGGATTCGGTAAGGGGCTGCCTAGATGACATCTCCAGGGAGAGGAGCGACAAATACGCCACTGCCACCGTTCGTTAAGGTCTCAAAGAGAGCTGAGACTCGGTTTTCACTGGCAGCCCCACTGGAGGTGATGGGACGGCATGACAACGCCCTTAAGAGGGGTAGAGACACTCGAAAATGCCGTCGTTGTCCGCCGCCTGTGAGTCTACAGATGACGCCCTGATGCTTCACTGCCATCAAACCTACGCAGGCGCATGGGCACCGCTGCACCGGCACCCCATGCCGGTCAGTCTCCGCATGCCGCCATCGCTATGCTGGCCTTCGCCGCTCGCCGACCACGCCTCGTCGCACCGTGCCGACCTCTGTCACCACCCGCTAGCCTCcattgccaccgccaccgcccacaCCCCATGCCGGAGCTATATGCGAGCTGCACATGGTAGGCAGGGGCAAAATCATACTTTTGCAgctatttctctctttatttgctctagatataataaaataatgttgcGGGTGTCCAACaactaattaccagtttttttttgGTGTCCCATAGCACATACGCATTCTTGCAGTGTCTCCTAGCTAATTACACACTTTTTAGATATCCAGTAGCAAATTTTGCAAATAATGTTACCTATTGCGTGATTCAAATTATGTTACTTGTTGTCTGATCAATATTACGTTACCTATTGTTTGATCCAAATTGTGTTAACTATTCTGCTGACATTCTAGCTGTTTATCCCTCTGAAATGGAGAATTCAGTCATCCTTGTCAAATTATATTGTAATCACTGCAACCAGTTGCGTCACCCACAGCCTGTTTGGACAAacaaacatatactccctccgttctaaaatataagagattttagatggatgtgacatattctagtactatgaatttgaACATACTCCCTGTCCAGGTTTATAGTACTAGGATACGCCACATCCAACTAAAACCCCTTATATTtaaggatagagggagtattttccTTGAAATACTGCCAAAATTATGCCATGCCATGTAATTAAATTGAACAACCATAActtggaacattttttttccaaatatccATTTTATTCATTCAAAGAGATCCAACCTACATTTCACACTCTTGACACCATCACAgccgcaacaaaaaaaaaacaaccatccAAAGATAAAGTCTCTCATTTTCTAGCCTACTGTTTCTGTCCTTCGGCACAACATTTTTTATGTATTCTCACACGCCAAGACTTTGACTGAGTTTAACTCTTGTGTAGCAGCTTCAACCTCTCTAGTCTTCTCCTCTGCATTCAACCTCTCTGCTtgaacaaccaaaccaaactCTTCTTTCTCCCTCTTGAGTGACTAAACTGTATCTTACAAATCATTCACTAAATCTCTCGTCGGCCCATCACACTAAGTAAGAAGCCGCATCCACCATCCTGCAAACCCCAAACACATTTTCACTCCTAGATCCAAGTCAACCGACCAAATGTGACCAAATAAACAACTTACTCGGGCATTGCAGCATTTGAATTACCGCCGACCGGTGTTATCGATGCTCCACGAGATCCACCACGCAACCTTGCCGCCGCACTTGCACATGATGGCCGGCTGGTACTCGAATGGCCCAACTCTATACAAGACGAGAGAGCCAGATGGTCAATGGGAAGACGCCGACGACGAGTCGTAGCGTGAACTAGCCATCGCAGACGAACATCTTCCCCTATCGCCGCCGTGTCAATGTCATTGCAACTCACGCCGTTGCCGTCGTAGTTGTGTTAGTGGCTAGGGCTTTGGCCTGTGTGTGGGGATTTGGCTGGCCAAGAAGGCGCAAGCTTTTAACCCCAACCGCGTGCTGACTTAGGCGTTCAGCGGGGTCGACGATGCCATGTCAGACGAAACTGCCGAAAGAGTAGTTTCCAATGGTTTTCAGAGTTAGGGGACAGGTTTTGCGGTTGAGCGATGCCAAGACGTATGTGAGGAAGTAGGTAGTGGGCCGAATGGAGGAAGGCCTAGCCCAATAGACAGAAAACAAGGGGCGTGCGGACTTGTCGTGTTGGTCGCGTCGCGTCCTCTCCTGATCCCCTTTTCCTTCGCCCGTTTGACATCcgcagaaaagaaaagggaaatccTCCGATCGAAATCATCGAACCGTCTCTTCTACATCGAtcgaaaagagaagaggagcggcggcgagatccAATTCCAATCGATccttgtgctgctgctgctgctgcgctcgACGATCCCATCCGGATCTCGATGGCGGCCATGGCTCGCCATCTCCCTGCTATTCTTCTTCTCTCGTCGGCGCTGCTCCTCGCCcttgcctccgcctccgcttccgCTGCTGCTCCGGTAAAATCTAGTTTCAAAGTCTTCCTAGTCCCTGCTCTTCCTCCTCTAACATGTATGTATTCCCTGTACGTACGCAGGCGCTGGCCGCCTTCGTCGATGCCGCGTCGCGCCGCTACCTGCGGGATCAGCAACACCACGACCAGGTGATAGGTCCCATCCCCAATCCTCTCTATTCCTGCTACTCTAGTTTCTTAGCTGCTGCTCGATCGATAATTCCTATGAGTTATTTACTTTATGAGTTTGGCGGCACAATCAATTCAATTACTCTATGTGAAATCTCCCGTTCATCATGTTCTATCACTCTGCAACAGGCCGCTTCAATGTCACTAGACCAAGTTTCTGCGGCTGTTTCTGTCTTGCTTGGTTTTGCACCACCACCCTCGCTACCTGCACAATCTTCTTCAAAGGTACTTCAACCTTCCATACCCTTTCTTTACATGTCTCCTGCCACCCTACTTAACCCCTTCATCAACTTTTCTTACCCCTGTCAGTTAGACAAGCTGCTACTCCCTAACCCATTTGACAGACCACGGGCTGTTTTCTTGCTGCAAATCGATGGATTCCATGGTATGTCTGTTTTGTTTCATTTCATTATTTGCACCTATTCATTTAGTGCCTCTATTGATGTATCTCTTCACCATATGTCAGCCTCCGTTGAAAGCATCACATCTGAAGCAGGTAGCATCTTCAAAACCACTATTGATGGTCTAAGCGATTCTGCTACAGGGCTTACAGGTTTCACGAAATATCTGGCAACTTCTTATCTTGGAAGCGCGCACATCTATACTTTTTTGGAACATGCCATTTTGTTATTGTAATTCATTTATCACATGCCTTGCAGATAAGGATGATCTAGTTATTGTTCATTCAGATGAATCTCCAGCTGTTGATTCAGGTTCTGAGTATTTTGATAGTGATCTCACTGACTTGGTAAGTTCGTCTTTCTTTAGGGAGGAAGTGGCATTATGCATAGCATTTATGGCGAACAAATTTTGCAGGCAAACTGGCTTGGTGGGTCCTATGAGAAGGTTGATGGCAAATTGATCATTCCCTTGGAGAGTGGAGAAAGTCTTACTTTGCTTATTACAAAGGTCAGCACCGTTTTATCCATTGCACAAATACACAAAATAGGTTCTCTTTGTTCATTTGCACATCTATGCATCTTGGATGcatgtgttttctttttttatgtcgcATACAACAGTCCTCAAAAGAAGGCAAAATTTCTCTGCTGATTATTACTACACTATCCTCAAAACATGCCAGTAAACTAGCACTTGATTATTACTACACTATCCTCTCTGCTGATTCATGTAAATGACAACCATTTCCCCTCTTGAATGTATTTCTTTTATGTTAAAGGCAAAATTTGTTACAGTGTCATGACCCGAGGCCATGACGCGATAACCACTGCCGAGAGGATAGCGGACGGCATTCTCTCCTGGAGAAGTGATGTAGATTTAGATTGGGGAGAAGAACATTAGGGGAATAGATTAGACTAATTGATATTCATCGCTTAACTCGAGATAATCCATCCTTTATATAGAGATGATATGACTCGGCCCTTATAAGAAACTAACTCAAACTAACTCTATCTAATCTTATCCTATCTCTGAACCAACTGATACAGTACTCGTGGTACTGTTCATCCGCTAGGACTTGGGCTCGTGGGCCTTGGCCTCTCAGCCCAATGCCCATGACACTACACCCCTCTTTTTGAGCAGCTCGTCCTGGAGCTGCAATGTGGTTCTCCTGACTTAAACAAAACCTAAAACAACTAAAATCCAAACCTTTTACATCTTGGCTGGATTTGTTATTATAAACTgaaaacaaatctaaaacatTATGGAATGACTGGTCGTGATGGCATCATCAAACCTAGGTGGGCCCCATCCAAAAGCTGTCAAACAAAGGAGGATTTCATGCCTTGTCCCAAGCTTGGAAGCATAATTAATCTGATTTGAATAGGAGCTAGGAAATAGCCTTGACCAGCTCAAATGCACATGATGGCTGTAAGATCCTTCTTCCTCAAACTCAGCCCAGTGTGGATAAGGTTTCTTCCCAGGAAAAGGCCAATGCAACTTCTCACCGTTGGCATTGCCCCCCACGCCGCCAAGCAGTTCACTGCGTGCGTAGCTTCCTGCACTTGCGAAAACGACGCGCACTCCGTGCCAACAAATCACGAGAATTGCAGTGCAACTAACTCAAACTAAGTCTATCTAATCTTATCCTATCTCCTAACCAACTGCTACAGTACCCGTGGTACTGTTCATCCTCTAGGACTTGAGCTTGTGGGCCTCGGCCTCCCAGGCCCAATGCCCATGACATACAGGACATTCGGAAGTTTGTGGTATTTGCTGCCAGACACCTAAAAAACGTGACACGGCTGTAGGACACCCCAAAAACTTGGTAATTTGCTGGGGGACACCACCGCTGTTATTTTATCATTTACGAGCCAAATGAAGGGAGAAACCATGTGAAAAGGCGATTTTGACCCTTGGGACAGCAGGTTGTAACACAACTTGGTGTGGTTCAAACCAAACCCAGGACACATTCCCTCCCCTAAACCTATAAAATTGGTGGCAGCAGGAACGGCGTTGATGGTGGCGGCCATTATAAGCTGTTGCCACAAGGGCAACCTCATCTGTTGTAAATGTTTCTCGCGCCATTTGGCTtggaaatgataaaataatatccGCTGTGTCCCTCAGCAAATTACCAGGTTTTTGGTGTGTCCTATGGTCGTGTCACATTTTTGGGGTGTACAGTAGCAAAGACGGCAAACTACGAGTatcatgtagcaaattttgcctatgtTAAAATTGGATTAGGTGGTATTGTAATTTATTACTCTTTTTTGTCGGTTGAGATTGCTCACCGTGCCTCAGAACAATAATTTATTACTTGAAGTGGGCTGTAATAGTGTGTATCAATTCACTCGAAAACTATAAGAACttaatttgaatattttttggtGATAAATATAAAACTTGCATGTAAATTTAAGTGTGGTACTCTTACCCTACCATGACGTTATTTATTTCCTCTTGCTCATGTATTATCTGTTAATGTCAACCAGTATGCTTTCTCATCCTTTCGAAACATGTACTACTTGAACTATTTCCTCTAATAACACtttctcttcttcatctccCCTAAATACTTGTGGACAATCAGAATAAGAATTATTTCATCTAATAACACTTTCTCTCTACTTTATCTTCCCTAAATACTTGTGCACGATCAAAACAATCCTTATATAAATAACTGAGGGAGTACATGACCGCATTTGCATTTATGGCATCTCAAGGCCCAAATTTCATTATAACTTGCATTTCTTTACAGGAAGCAGACATGGAATTTGCATCCAGCTTGATCTCCCTTTGTAAAACTATAAAAAGGGGTATTCAGGTTCATGAAGATTTCTCAGGAGGTGTCATGAGCCCTGCAGAGTTATTAGTATGCCACTTCAAAGGCATTAAGGTAAattgtaaacatatttttttagctaGCAGTTTGAAGATATAACTGATTTCTACAAACGTGTACTAATAACCTTGACACCTTTCCACCTAAATCCTACCTATCTGAACCCTTTTATCCTTGGTCCATCAAATGATTCTATGGTAGCATGATTAACTTGTTAATTTGACGGGTTCATGTAGGCTTTGGAAGAAGAATATGGTTCCACAGAAATTGTTAAGCAGGGAACTGATGTAGTCCGGACAGCTGTCACCAAAGCATTTGATTTACTACGTGGAGCATATAATGGTAAAGTTGACAAAAATTTCTTCAGTTCTGTTATGCATGCGTACATGCATTATCCCTTGAAGTTTGTTCAAGTTAAATTCTCCTGCGGTACTCaggaacaaaggaaaaaagTGTTCTCATTTGTTCTTATTTGGAGGGATGGACTAAGAGCTGTAACATTAGCTAGCTGCTTAAAGTTATATTTGGTTATGTTTATGTTTTGGAATTGTCCATAGAGAAGTGGATATTGGCCCCTCCTCACTGGCAAATCAGTTGAACAATCTAGACCTGCCTCCGTCTCTCTCTG
The Oryza glaberrima chromosome 8, OglaRS2, whole genome shotgun sequence DNA segment above includes these coding regions:
- the LOC127781953 gene encoding uncharacterized protein LOC127781953; the protein is MAAMARHLPAILLLSSALLLALASASASAAAPALAAFVDAASRRYLRDQQHHDQAASMSLDQVSAAVSVLLGFAPPPSLPAQSSSKLDKLLLPNPFDRPRAVFLLQIDGFHASVESITSEAGSIFKTTIDGLSDSATGLTDKDDLVIVHSDESPAVDSGSEYFDSDLTDLANWLGGSYEKVDGKLIIPLESGESLTLLITKEADMEFASSLISLCKTIKRGIQVHEDFSGGVMSPAELLVCHFKGIKALEEEYGSTEIVKQGTDVVRTAVTKAFDLLRGAYNGKIVWLVISTKEASPSLVGPASSLHISRWLKETSQTNTTIASSEILVRKSLAWITGIILLVSTLIGVCLLMNMPLTRDTLLYSNVKID